The Microcebus murinus isolate Inina chromosome 1, M.murinus_Inina_mat1.0, whole genome shotgun sequence genome includes a region encoding these proteins:
- the SIK1 gene encoding serine/threonine-protein kinase SIK1 isoform X2, whose translation MVIMSEFGAAPAGAGQQKPLRVGFYDVERTLGKGNFAVVKLARHRVTKTQVAIKIIDKTRLDSSNLEKIYREVQLMKLLNHPHIIKLYQVMETKDMLYIVTEFAKNGEMFDYLTSNGHLSENEARKKFWQILSAVEYCHSHHVVHRDLKTENLLLDGNMDIKLADFGFGNFYKPGEPLSTWCGSPPYAAPEVFEGKEYEGPQLDIWSLGVVLYVLVCGSLPFDGPNLPTLRQRVLEGRFRIPFFMSQDCESLIRRMLVVDPAKRITLAQIRQHRWMQAAPSLLRQPPLACPAQGCSASPGDPDERVLGIMQTLGIDRQRTVESLQSRSYNHFAAIYYLLLERLQEHRNTPCARPGPAQPHRPRSSDLSGFEPPALAQSVLQAEMDCDLHSSLQPLFFPLDANCNAVFRHRPVSPSSLLDTAISEEARPGPGLEEEREAQEALPSSTGRRHTLAEVSTRFSPLTPPCIVVSPSAVASPAEGASSDSCLTFSASDGPAALSGGLASQGLLGTCSPVRLASPFLGSQSATPVLQAQGDLGGAALLPVSFQEGRRASDTSLTQGLKAFRQQLRKTTRTKGFLGLNKIKGLARQVCQSPSSRAARGGLSPFHTPAQSPGLHGGAASGREGRSLLEEVLQQQRLLQLQHHPATPPPCQQAPQAYALGPCDGPGAAPLPSALLAAGLPLLPAPLLQASVSPVASAARLLDTHLHISAGPVALPAAPPLPRLAVLAPGCDPTGLPRGDCEMEDLTAGQRGTFVLVQ comes from the exons ATGGTGATCATGTCGGAGTTCGGCGCGGCGCCCGCGGGCGCGGGCCAGCAGAAGCCCCTCCGGGTGGGCTTCTACGACGTGGAGCGGACGCTGGGCAAAGGCAACTTCGCGGTGGTGAAGCTGGCGCGGCACCGGGTCACCAAGACGCAG gTTGCCATAAAAATAATCGATAAAACACGATTAGATTCAAgcaatttggagaaaatatatcGTGAGGTTCAGCTCATGAAGCTTCTGAATCACCCTCATATTATAAAGCTTTACCAG gttatgGAAACAAAGGACATGCTTTACATTGTCACTGAATTTgcaaaaaatggagaaatgtttG ACTATCTGACGTCCAACGGGCACCTGAGCGAGAACGAAGCGCGGAAGAAGTTCTGGCAGATTCTGTCGGCCGTGGAGTACTGCCACAGCCACCATGTCGTGCACCGGGACCTCAAGACCGAGAACCTTCTGCTGGACGGCAACATGGACATCAAGTTGGCAG ACTTTGGATTTGGGAATTTCTACAAGCCAGGAGAGCCTCTCTCCACGTGGTGTGGGAGCCCCCCGTACGCAGCCCCAGAGGTCTTCGAGGGGAAGGAGTACGAAGGCCCCCAGCTGGACATCTGG AGCCTCGGCGTCGTGCTGTACGTCCTCGTCTGCGGGTCCCTCCCCTTTGACGGGCCCAACCTGCCGACTCTGAGACAGCGGGTGCTGGAGGGCCGGTTCCGCATTCCCTTCTTCATGTCCCAAG ACTGCGAGAGCCTGATCCGCCGCATGCTGGTGGTGGACCCCGCCAAGCGCATCACCCTGGCGCAGATCCGGCAGCACAGGTGGATGCAGGCCGCCCCCAGCCTGCTGCGGCAGCCCCCGCTCGCCTGCCCTGCGCAGGGCTGCAGCGCCAGCCCCGGCGACCCTGACGAGCGGGTGCTGGGCATCATGCAGACTCTCGGCATCGACCGGCAGCGGACCGTGGAG TCCCTGCAGAGCCGCAGCTACAACCACTTTGCCGCCATCTATTACCTGCTCCTCGAGCGGCTCCAGGAGCACCGGAACACCCCGTGCGCCCGCCCCGGGCCCGCCCAGCCACACCGGCCCAGGAGCTCCGACCTCAGCGGTTTCGAG CCCCCCGCCTTGGCACAGTCCGTCCTGCAGGCTGAGATGGACTGCGACCTCCACAGCTCGCTCCAG CCCTTGTTCTTCCCGTTGGACGCCAACTGCAACGCGGTGTTCCGGCACCGCCCGGTCTCCCCCAGCAGCCTGCTGGACACGGCCATCAGCGAGGAGGCCCGGCCGGGCccggggctggaggaggagcggGAGGCCCAGGAGGCCCTGCCCAGCAGCACGGGCCGGCGGCACACCCTGGCCGAGGTCTCCACCCGCTtctcccccctcacccctccgT GCATCGTCGTCTCCCCGTCAGCCGTGGCAAGCCCTGCGGAAGGAGCCAGCTCCGACAGCTGTCTGACCTTCTCCGCCAGCGATGGCCCTGCGGCGCTCAGTGGTGGCCTGGCCTCTCAGGGGCTGTTGGGCACCTGCTCCCCGGTCAGACTGGCCTCACCGTTCCTGGGCTCGCAGTCCGCCACCCCTGTGCTGCAGGCTCAGGGCGACCTGGGAGGAGCCGCCCTGCTCCCTGTCAGCTTCCAGGAGGGCCGCAGGGCGTCGGACACTTCGCTGACCCAGG GGCTCAAAGCCTTCCGGCAGCAGCTGAGGAAGACCACGAGGACCAAGGGGTTTCTGGGGCTGAACAAGATCAAGGGCTTGGCTCGCCAGGTGTGCCAGTCCCCCTCCAGCCGGGCTGCCAGGGGAGGCCTGAGCCCCTTCCACACCCCTGCTCAGAGCCCGGGCCTGCACGGCGGCGCGGCTAGCGGCCGGGAGGGCCGGAGCCTGCTGGAAGAGGTGCTGCAGCAGCAGAG GCTGCTCCAGTTACAGCACCACCCGGCCACCCCGCCCCCCTGCCAGCAGGCCCCCCAGGCCTACGCGCTCGGCCCCTGCGACGGCCCCGGGGCCGCCCCGCTCCCCAGCGCCCTCCTTGCCGCGGGGCTCCCGCTGCTGCCGGCCCCCCTCCTGCAGGCCAGTGTCTCCCCGGTGGCCTCGGCAGCGCGGCTGCTGGACACCCATCTGCACATCAGTGCTGGCCCGGTCGCCCTCCCGGCCGCGCCCCCGCTGCCGCGCCTGGCCGTGCTGGCCCCGGGCTGCGACCCCACGGGGCTGCCGCGGGGGGACTGCGAGATGGAGGACCTGACGGCCGGCCAGCGGGGGACGTTCGTCCTGGTGCAGTGA
- the SIK1 gene encoding serine/threonine-protein kinase SIK1 isoform X1 yields the protein MVIMSEFGAAPAGAGQQKPLRVGFYDVERTLGKGNFAVVKLARHRVTKTQVAIKIIDKTRLDSSNLEKIYREVQLMKLLNHPHIIKLYQVMETKDMLYIVTEFAKNGEMFDYLTSNGHLSENEARKKFWQILSAVEYCHSHHVVHRDLKTENLLLDGNMDIKLADFGFGNFYKPGEPLSTWCGSPPYAAPEVFEGKEYEGPQLDIWSLGVVLYVLVCGSLPFDGPNLPTLRQRVLEGRFRIPFFMSQDCESLIRRMLVVDPAKRITLAQIRQHRWMQAAPSLLRQPPLACPAQGCSASPGDPDERVLGIMQTLGIDRQRTVESLQSRSYNHFAAIYYLLLERLQEHRNTPCARPGPAQPHRPRSSDLSGFEVPQEGLPADPFRSVLLCPQPPALAQSVLQAEMDCDLHSSLQPLFFPLDANCNAVFRHRPVSPSSLLDTAISEEARPGPGLEEEREAQEALPSSTGRRHTLAEVSTRFSPLTPPCIVVSPSAVASPAEGASSDSCLTFSASDGPAALSGGLASQGLLGTCSPVRLASPFLGSQSATPVLQAQGDLGGAALLPVSFQEGRRASDTSLTQGLKAFRQQLRKTTRTKGFLGLNKIKGLARQVCQSPSSRAARGGLSPFHTPAQSPGLHGGAASGREGRSLLEEVLQQQRLLQLQHHPATPPPCQQAPQAYALGPCDGPGAAPLPSALLAAGLPLLPAPLLQASVSPVASAARLLDTHLHISAGPVALPAAPPLPRLAVLAPGCDPTGLPRGDCEMEDLTAGQRGTFVLVQ from the exons ATGGTGATCATGTCGGAGTTCGGCGCGGCGCCCGCGGGCGCGGGCCAGCAGAAGCCCCTCCGGGTGGGCTTCTACGACGTGGAGCGGACGCTGGGCAAAGGCAACTTCGCGGTGGTGAAGCTGGCGCGGCACCGGGTCACCAAGACGCAG gTTGCCATAAAAATAATCGATAAAACACGATTAGATTCAAgcaatttggagaaaatatatcGTGAGGTTCAGCTCATGAAGCTTCTGAATCACCCTCATATTATAAAGCTTTACCAG gttatgGAAACAAAGGACATGCTTTACATTGTCACTGAATTTgcaaaaaatggagaaatgtttG ACTATCTGACGTCCAACGGGCACCTGAGCGAGAACGAAGCGCGGAAGAAGTTCTGGCAGATTCTGTCGGCCGTGGAGTACTGCCACAGCCACCATGTCGTGCACCGGGACCTCAAGACCGAGAACCTTCTGCTGGACGGCAACATGGACATCAAGTTGGCAG ACTTTGGATTTGGGAATTTCTACAAGCCAGGAGAGCCTCTCTCCACGTGGTGTGGGAGCCCCCCGTACGCAGCCCCAGAGGTCTTCGAGGGGAAGGAGTACGAAGGCCCCCAGCTGGACATCTGG AGCCTCGGCGTCGTGCTGTACGTCCTCGTCTGCGGGTCCCTCCCCTTTGACGGGCCCAACCTGCCGACTCTGAGACAGCGGGTGCTGGAGGGCCGGTTCCGCATTCCCTTCTTCATGTCCCAAG ACTGCGAGAGCCTGATCCGCCGCATGCTGGTGGTGGACCCCGCCAAGCGCATCACCCTGGCGCAGATCCGGCAGCACAGGTGGATGCAGGCCGCCCCCAGCCTGCTGCGGCAGCCCCCGCTCGCCTGCCCTGCGCAGGGCTGCAGCGCCAGCCCCGGCGACCCTGACGAGCGGGTGCTGGGCATCATGCAGACTCTCGGCATCGACCGGCAGCGGACCGTGGAG TCCCTGCAGAGCCGCAGCTACAACCACTTTGCCGCCATCTATTACCTGCTCCTCGAGCGGCTCCAGGAGCACCGGAACACCCCGTGCGCCCGCCCCGGGCCCGCCCAGCCACACCGGCCCAGGAGCTCCGACCTCAGCGGTTTCGAG GTGCCTCAGGAAGGCCTGCCTGCCGACCCCTTCCGCTCCGTCCTGCTGTGCCCGCAGCCCCCCGCCTTGGCACAGTCCGTCCTGCAGGCTGAGATGGACTGCGACCTCCACAGCTCGCTCCAG CCCTTGTTCTTCCCGTTGGACGCCAACTGCAACGCGGTGTTCCGGCACCGCCCGGTCTCCCCCAGCAGCCTGCTGGACACGGCCATCAGCGAGGAGGCCCGGCCGGGCccggggctggaggaggagcggGAGGCCCAGGAGGCCCTGCCCAGCAGCACGGGCCGGCGGCACACCCTGGCCGAGGTCTCCACCCGCTtctcccccctcacccctccgT GCATCGTCGTCTCCCCGTCAGCCGTGGCAAGCCCTGCGGAAGGAGCCAGCTCCGACAGCTGTCTGACCTTCTCCGCCAGCGATGGCCCTGCGGCGCTCAGTGGTGGCCTGGCCTCTCAGGGGCTGTTGGGCACCTGCTCCCCGGTCAGACTGGCCTCACCGTTCCTGGGCTCGCAGTCCGCCACCCCTGTGCTGCAGGCTCAGGGCGACCTGGGAGGAGCCGCCCTGCTCCCTGTCAGCTTCCAGGAGGGCCGCAGGGCGTCGGACACTTCGCTGACCCAGG GGCTCAAAGCCTTCCGGCAGCAGCTGAGGAAGACCACGAGGACCAAGGGGTTTCTGGGGCTGAACAAGATCAAGGGCTTGGCTCGCCAGGTGTGCCAGTCCCCCTCCAGCCGGGCTGCCAGGGGAGGCCTGAGCCCCTTCCACACCCCTGCTCAGAGCCCGGGCCTGCACGGCGGCGCGGCTAGCGGCCGGGAGGGCCGGAGCCTGCTGGAAGAGGTGCTGCAGCAGCAGAG GCTGCTCCAGTTACAGCACCACCCGGCCACCCCGCCCCCCTGCCAGCAGGCCCCCCAGGCCTACGCGCTCGGCCCCTGCGACGGCCCCGGGGCCGCCCCGCTCCCCAGCGCCCTCCTTGCCGCGGGGCTCCCGCTGCTGCCGGCCCCCCTCCTGCAGGCCAGTGTCTCCCCGGTGGCCTCGGCAGCGCGGCTGCTGGACACCCATCTGCACATCAGTGCTGGCCCGGTCGCCCTCCCGGCCGCGCCCCCGCTGCCGCGCCTGGCCGTGCTGGCCCCGGGCTGCGACCCCACGGGGCTGCCGCGGGGGGACTGCGAGATGGAGGACCTGACGGCCGGCCAGCGGGGGACGTTCGTCCTGGTGCAGTGA